A region from the Metarhizium brunneum chromosome 7, complete sequence genome encodes:
- the RIBX gene encoding N-glycosidase R617, whose protein sequence is MTQSSNTTDNPVYFWRDADTETGWLSQWYYCPFTDDKNPKIVYETAEHYMMYHKALLFNDQAVAAQVLAAGHPRNAKALGRQVQNFSDETWKKHRTAIVRQGNLLKFTAAVTEKGFRKGTGNNAPLIDGSLREMLLATGTRELVEASPSDKIWGIGCKAADAERRRAYWGLNLLGKALMEVRSLLREQTPQT, encoded by the exons ATGACCCAGTCAAGCAACACCACGGATAATCCAGTCTACTTCTGGCGAGATGCTGATACAGAGACCGGATGGCTTTCACAATGGTACTACTGTCCTTTCACGGACGACAAGAACCCAAAAATAGTATACGAAACTGCCGAACA TTACATGATGTATCATAAGGCTCTTTTGTTTAACGACCAGGCCGTGGCAGCCCAAGTTCTGGCCGCCGGCCATCCACGAAACGCAAAAGCCCTAGGCCGCCAAGTTCAGAACTTCTCAGACGAGACATGGAAAAAGCACAGGACGGCCATCGTTCGGCAGGGAAACCTCCTGAAGTTCACAGCAGCAGTTACAGAGAAAGGTTTTCGAAAGGGCACGGGCAACAACGCACCACTGATCGATGGCAGCTTGCGCGAGATGCTCCTCGCAACCGGCACCCGCGAGCTTGTAGAGGCCAGCCCGTCCGATAAGATCTGGGGGATCGGCTGCAAGGCAGCAGATGCAGAACGCCGTAGGGCCTATTGGGGTCTCAACTTGCTGGGCAAAGCCTTGATGGAGGTGAGGTCGTTACTGAGAGAGCAGACGCCACAGACGTGA
- the tim44 gene encoding Mitochondrial import inner membrane translocase subunit tim44, whose product MNSVARSAINSENALSRASIHVANSYSRSPAYTRLASHLSQTSRLATWSANQKINTTNVVLSPLRSQFHPSNIRVVPIAISQRRQFHVTRRSLQDEKPGKDSAKSASAGAKESESETKPDEEQSKKSDEGDNGEQSQNKEDGKEKKEDMPPPPPHGDKTPWQVFMETMNTEFQASKEWNESTKQIGAAAHQFTESESVRRAREAYEKSTGAITSTTAKAVKSTAGAIGKGASWTWDTSVMKGVRKAANVTGDAVDKATKPIRDTEAYQNVKNVIDDGSSSRYGGWVEKEERRKRRAMMEQQNGASSQVMEEDPNAGTNITLHKDAAWKEAWRDFRDSNKFVQGIFTMKGRYEESENPLVSTARSITDRIGGFFAENETALVIKKFRSMDPAFQVEPFLQELREYILPEVLDAYVKGDTETLKLWLSAAQFSVYEALTKQYLQAGMKSDGRILDIRNVDILRARMLDPGEVPVFIITCRTQEVHVYRNAKSNELAAGMEDKVQLVTYAIGITRVPEDVNNPETRGWRLIEMQKSGREWH is encoded by the exons ATGAATTCCGTCGCTCGAAGCGCTATTAATTCTGAAAATGCCCTATCCCGGGCATCTATTCATGTTGCCAATTCATATAGCAGGTCTCCTGCTTATACGAGGCTAGCCTCTCATCTTTCTCAGACTTCCCGACTCGCCACATGGAGTGCGAATCAGAAGATAAATACTACGAATGTTGTCCTTTCTCCTCTTCGATCTCAGTTTCATCCATCCAATATTCGGGTTGTCCCAATCGCCATTTCGCAGCGCCGACAGTTCCATGTGACCAGAAGGAGTTTGCAAGATGAGAAGCCTGGTAAAGACTCGGCCAAATCTGCTTCAGCCGGCGCCAAGGAATCCGAATCGGAAACCAAGCCTGATGAAGAACAATCAAAGAAGTCTGACGAAGGCGACAATGGCGAACAGTCACAGAACAAGGAAgatggaaaagaaaagaaggaagatatgcctccgccgccgcctcacGGCGACAAAACTCCCTGGCAGGTATTCATGGAAACTATGAACACCGAGTTTCAAGCATCGAAAGAATGGAATGAATCAACAAAGCAGATCGGCGCCGCTGCCCATCAATTTACTGAGAGCGAATCGGTTCGCCGGGCTCGTGAGGCTTATGAAAAGTCGACTGGTGCCATTACATCCACCACCGCTAAGGCTGTTAAATCCACCGCTGGGGCGATTGGAAAGGGTGCTTCTTGGACCTGGGATACCTCGGTAATGAAGGGTGTCCGAAAGGCAGCCAATGTCACGGGCGATGCTGTGGACaaagccaccaagcccaTCCGCGACACCGAAGCCTACCAAAATGTGAAGAATGTTATCGACGACGGAAGCTCCTCCAGATATGGCGGATGggtggagaaggaggagcgcaggaagaggagagcAATGATGGAACAGCAAAATGGTGCCTCTTCTCAAGTAATGGAGGAAGATCCAAA TGCGGGAACTAATATCACGCTTCACAAAGACGCCGCTTGGAAGGAGGCTTGGAGAGATTTCCGCGACAGCAACAAGTTCGTCCAGGGAATTTTTACCATGAAAGGCCGATATGAGGAATCTGAGAATCCTCTGGTATCAACCGCTCGAAGCATAACTGACCGAATTGGAGGTTTCTTTGCCGAGAACGAGACTGCCTTGGTGATCAAGAAGTTCCGATCCATGGATCCCGCCTTCCAGGTCGAGCCCTTCCTGCAAGAACTCCGAGAATATATCCTCCCAGAAGTTCTTGATGCATATGTCAAGGGTGATAcggaaacattgaagctatGGCTGTCAGCGGCACAATTTTCAGTCTATGAGGCGTTGACTAAGCAGTATCTTCAGGCGGGCATGAAGTCTGACGGCCGCATCCTTGATATTCGAAATGTTGATATTCTCCGAGCCAGAATGCTCGATCCTGGTGAGGTGCCTGTGTTTATTATCACTTGCCGCACCCAAGAGGTCCATGTGTATCGCAATGCAAAGTCCAATGAGCTTGCTGCGGGGATGGAAGACAAGGTGCAGCTGGTTACATACGCTATCGGCATTACTCGAGTTCCGGAAGACGTAAACAATCCCGAAACCCGAGGTTGGCGTTTGATTGAAATGCAAAAGAGCGGAAGGGAGTGGCATTAA
- a CDS encoding mitochondrial 37S ribosomal protein uS11m has protein sequence MSDLSQSMVFDMLNNKSNIDTSALSGQKFEPAQRREDAQEPYHFHVYSHKHNTHITCTKPNREPIISMSCGNIGYRKSRRGTFDSAYSLTKYVLERLIHTGWPIKIQRLELVLRGFGQGREAAVKVLMSPEGKVLREKIVRVADSTRIKFGGTRSEKPRRL, from the coding sequence ATGAGTGACCTTTCACAAAGCATGGTGTTTGATATGCTAAACAACAAGTCCAATATTGACACGAGTGCGCTTTCTGGCCAGAAGTTCGAGCCCGCCCAACGCAGAGAAGATGCTCAAGAACCCTATCATTTCCACGTCTACTCCCACAAGCACAATACGCACATCACCTGTACAAAACCGAATCGCGAGCCTATCATCTCTATGTCATGTGGAAATATTGGCTATCGAAAATCTCGACGTGGAACCTTCGACTCGGCATACTCCCTCACAAAATACGTCTTGGAACGCCTTATTCATACTGGGTGGCCAATAAAAATTCAAAGATTGGAGTTGGTGCTGCGAGGGTTTGGCCAGGGCCGAGAGGCAGCTGTGAAGGTCTTGATGAGTCCGGAAGGCAAAGTTTTGCGGGAAAAGATTGTCCGAGTCGCGGATTCCACTCGCATCAAATTTGGTGGTACTAGAAGCGAGAAACCAAGACGACTGTAA
- the sdu1 gene encoding DeSI-like protein sdu1, protein MSTPRQSTGQSGSRHRSTLSLQKTEVTIHVYDLLPPGRLSSVLWTIGASLLHSGVVICGKEYAYGGHDKRGVTGVYWTKPKTEPPGGTFRCEILQGFTLATQDEIDTALRAASEEFLGTSYNLLTKNCNHFTSFLCQKLTGNAGPAWLNRAASIGVALPCVVPREWIEPPEYETADGELLDDDEDVADESSRMLSRAEPHFLSERDDASVEWDSEDERRRGGSGKGKRVVRDSSGRSLPAAERAPR, encoded by the exons ATGTCGACGCCTCGACAAAGCACAGGCCAATCTGGGAGCAGACACAGATCGACGTTGTCATTACAAAAGACCGAGGTCACAATCCACGTTTACGACCTGCTGCCA CCAGGAAGACTTTCATCGGTTCTTTGGACTATTGGTGCGTCGCTGCTTCACTCCGGCGTGGTCATCTGTGGTAAAGAATATGCGTatggtggccatgataaGCGCGGTGTAACTGGTGTTTACTGGACCAAACCCAAGACCGAACCCCCTGGCGGCACGTTTCGATGCGAAATACTGCAGGGATTTACCCTTGCCACTCAGGATGAGATTGATACTGCATTGCGCGCTGCGTCCGAGGAGTTTCTGGGCACATCGTACAACCTTCTGACCAAGAACTGCAACCACTTCACGTCGTTCCTATGTCAAAAATTGACTGGCAACGCTGGCCCTGCCTGGCTCAACAGGGCCGCGAGTATCGGCGTTGCTCTACCTTGCGTAGTACCTCGAGAATGGATCGAACCACCCGAATACGAAACTGCGGACGGCGAGCTAttagatgacgatgaggacgtTGCAGATGAGTCTTCGCGTATGCTTTCTCGGGCCGAGCCACATTTCTTATCCGAAAGGGATGATGCTAGCGTAGAGTGGGATAGCGAGGACGAGAGGCGGAGAGGTGGTAGCGGGAAAGGGAAACGAGTTGTACGGGATTCCTCTGGGCGAAGCCTTCCAGCAGCAGAGCGAGCCCCGCGGTAG